From Alteromonas australica, one genomic window encodes:
- a CDS encoding LacI family DNA-binding transcriptional regulator, producing the protein MVTIKDVAAHAGVAFKTVSRVVNNDPTVKPKNREKVLKAIEELGYRPNRAAQMTRRKKSGVIGFIADELLRVPYTFDLIRGAQDLAWKHNKELMVLNVNVNKYSVEGAVNHLFEHRVEGIIYAAMYHREVSLPLQFKEVPTVLANCYDSYGRYPSIVPDEKEAAREITASLIGKGYKRIAFLNLNENIIAAKLRKEGVEQAFSNANINLDNLLVESVIFGEENNERSVTRSRVENIIKNFKPDAILCGQDPMAVEVYFVVQALGLKVGKDIGVGSFDDWDIIPTLLQPELTTMALPHYEMGQWAFNCLLEERTEPVKETARFTLNSRQSF; encoded by the coding sequence ATGGTTACAATAAAGGACGTGGCTGCGCACGCGGGTGTGGCGTTTAAAACTGTATCAAGGGTTGTGAACAATGACCCTACCGTCAAGCCTAAAAACAGAGAAAAGGTACTTAAAGCCATTGAGGAGCTTGGCTACCGCCCAAACCGAGCCGCCCAAATGACACGTCGCAAAAAGTCTGGCGTAATTGGATTTATCGCCGACGAACTATTGCGTGTACCTTATACTTTTGATCTTATTCGAGGCGCGCAGGATCTCGCTTGGAAACACAATAAAGAATTGATGGTGCTGAACGTAAACGTCAATAAATACAGTGTAGAAGGCGCAGTCAATCATCTTTTTGAGCATCGCGTTGAAGGCATAATTTATGCGGCTATGTATCATCGTGAAGTTTCTCTTCCCTTGCAATTTAAAGAAGTACCGACAGTGTTAGCAAACTGTTATGACAGCTATGGAAGGTATCCTTCTATTGTTCCCGACGAAAAAGAGGCGGCCAGAGAAATCACGGCAAGTCTTATAGGTAAAGGCTATAAGCGTATTGCATTCTTAAACCTGAATGAGAATATCATTGCTGCAAAACTGCGCAAAGAAGGCGTAGAACAAGCCTTTAGCAACGCCAATATAAACCTTGATAACCTCCTAGTAGAATCCGTTATTTTCGGAGAAGAGAATAATGAACGTTCTGTCACCCGCAGTAGGGTAGAAAATATTATTAAGAACTTTAAGCCCGATGCAATACTCTGTGGGCAAGATCCTATGGCTGTTGAGGTTTATTTTGTCGTTCAGGCGTTAGGATTAAAAGTAGGTAAAGATATCGGCGTCGGCAGTTTCGATGACTGGGATATCATTCCTACCCTATTGCAACCAGAGTTAACAACCATGGCACTCCCCCACTACGAAATGGGCCAATGGGCATTCAACTGCCTACTTGAGGAGCGCACCGAGCCGGTGAAAGAAACTGCACGGTTTACCCTTAATAGCCGCCAGTCGTTCTAG
- a CDS encoding oligosaccharide MFS transporter has protein sequence MKCQLNSAYWSSAITFFSFFLTWSFCYSLFPLWLNQTLALTGKETGVVFATNALAALIIMPVYGILQDRLGTGKQLLFMLGLLMAGVGPFFILIYQPLLTSFFIVGAIVGALYNALTFGAAVGTLEAYIERLGRQHDVEFGKARLWGSLGWACATFVAGVTFNINPKLNFVLASATGVGFILCLFWLPASTKTPRTKKKKVGVSDVLSLFSQSRFWRLSLYVMGVSCLYQIYDQQFPIYFSSLFPTPEEGNRFYGYLNSLQVFIEAGMMFIAPFIVNKIGPKNGLLLSGAIMALRMLASGVVADPVSISLVKLLHALELPILLVAIFKYIAVNFDTRLSATIYLIGFHVFTQVVTTLLSSVIGELYDDLGFADTYLLLGTVVTANLIFSFWILENNKPKNDVAARTTGGY, from the coding sequence ATGAAGTGTCAGCTAAATTCGGCGTATTGGTCATCAGCGATAACATTTTTTTCGTTCTTTCTGACCTGGTCGTTTTGTTACTCGTTGTTTCCTCTATGGTTAAACCAAACACTGGCGTTAACCGGAAAAGAAACAGGTGTAGTATTCGCCACCAATGCGTTAGCGGCTCTTATAATAATGCCCGTTTACGGTATTTTGCAGGACCGGTTGGGAACGGGCAAACAGCTATTATTTATGCTGGGACTATTAATGGCTGGCGTTGGCCCTTTCTTTATTCTGATTTACCAACCCCTGTTAACGTCTTTCTTCATAGTGGGCGCTATCGTCGGCGCACTATATAATGCGCTCACCTTTGGTGCTGCAGTAGGCACACTTGAGGCTTATATAGAGCGTCTGGGTCGTCAACATGATGTCGAATTTGGCAAGGCGAGGCTATGGGGCTCGCTGGGCTGGGCATGTGCTACTTTTGTGGCTGGTGTAACATTTAACATTAATCCTAAGCTTAACTTTGTTTTAGCGAGTGCCACGGGAGTCGGCTTCATTCTCTGCCTATTCTGGCTGCCAGCGTCTACGAAAACGCCACGCACAAAAAAGAAAAAAGTGGGAGTGAGCGATGTGCTTTCGCTCTTTAGTCAGAGCCGATTTTGGCGTTTAAGCCTCTACGTGATGGGGGTTTCTTGTCTCTATCAAATATATGATCAGCAGTTTCCTATTTATTTTTCTTCGCTTTTTCCAACCCCTGAAGAAGGCAATAGATTTTATGGATACTTAAATTCACTGCAGGTGTTTATCGAAGCTGGAATGATGTTTATCGCTCCGTTTATCGTTAACAAAATAGGGCCAAAGAATGGACTATTGCTAAGCGGCGCAATCATGGCCCTTCGTATGCTGGCTTCGGGCGTTGTTGCAGACCCTGTTTCTATTTCGTTGGTCAAATTACTTCATGCCCTAGAATTGCCTATTTTGCTAGTGGCGATTTTTAAATACATTGCGGTTAACTTTGATACTCGGCTCTCTGCAACGATTTACCTGATTGGGTTTCATGTATTCACCCAAGTTGTTACCACACTGTTATCGTCAGTAATTGGTGAACTTTACGATGATCTTGGATTTGCCGACACTTATTTACTGCTTGGTACAGTAGTGACGGCTAATCTTATCTTTTCGTTTTGGATATTAGAAAACAACAAACCGAAAAATGATGTAGCAGCTAGAACGACTGGCGGCTATTAA